From Algoriphagus sp. NG3, the proteins below share one genomic window:
- a CDS encoding metallophosphoesterase family protein: protein MNYLLKAYASILFILSFTLNLFAQDFSPSNFPDRIVLTWSDDPMTTQSVTWRTAMEVENSKAQFILAPNTPIYLDSVDTFDAKTEHLEVDSVQANYHSVTFRDLEPATTYAYRVGNEGTWSEWFQFTTAPDKGTPFSFIYFGDAQNNLKSQWSRIIRQAYSNLPKAAFMLHAGDLINRTHSDKEWGEWNYAGGFINAMIPSVSTPGNHEYNRNEDGTLVLDYHWQKQFTFPENGPKGFEETVYYMDYSDLRIVSLNSQEIVLDEKSMETQRVWLEKVLSENTQKWTVITFHHPIYSSGTGRDNKEFREAFKPIFDKYQVDLVLQGHDHSYGRGRNLPSGVANQDPAAQGPVYVVSVSGPKMYNLTFDKWMDRAASNTQLYQLISIDGNQLSYGAYTATGELYDAFDLIKTEGNPKEFVDRADKAIQEAIELTPGSDKKMTAEEMAEYMRTYKKGN from the coding sequence ATGAATTATCTACTTAAAGCTTACGCTTCCATTCTTTTCATCCTGAGTTTTACGCTCAATCTGTTCGCACAGGATTTCAGTCCCTCCAACTTCCCTGATCGCATCGTCCTCACCTGGTCAGACGATCCTATGACCACTCAGTCGGTGACTTGGAGAACTGCAATGGAAGTAGAGAATTCCAAAGCTCAGTTTATTTTAGCACCTAATACGCCAATCTATCTGGACAGTGTAGATACTTTTGACGCGAAGACAGAACACCTGGAAGTGGATAGTGTGCAGGCAAACTACCACTCGGTCACATTCAGGGATTTAGAGCCAGCCACTACCTATGCTTACCGGGTAGGAAATGAAGGTACTTGGTCTGAATGGTTTCAATTCACCACTGCTCCTGATAAAGGCACTCCTTTCTCATTTATTTACTTCGGTGATGCTCAGAACAACCTGAAATCCCAGTGGTCCCGGATTATCCGCCAGGCCTACTCCAATTTACCAAAAGCTGCATTTATGCTACATGCCGGTGACTTGATCAACAGGACACATTCCGACAAAGAATGGGGAGAATGGAATTATGCGGGTGGTTTTATAAATGCGATGATTCCCAGTGTCAGTACTCCCGGAAATCATGAATACAACCGCAACGAGGATGGCACTTTGGTACTGGACTATCATTGGCAAAAACAATTCACCTTTCCTGAAAATGGCCCGAAGGGTTTTGAAGAAACTGTGTACTACATGGACTATTCAGATTTAAGAATTGTTTCTCTCAATTCTCAAGAGATAGTCCTAGATGAAAAATCAATGGAAACCCAACGAGTTTGGTTAGAAAAAGTGCTTTCCGAGAACACACAAAAATGGACAGTGATTACGTTTCACCATCCTATTTACTCTTCCGGCACCGGCCGGGACAACAAGGAATTCCGTGAGGCCTTCAAACCCATCTTTGACAAGTACCAAGTGGATCTTGTGCTTCAGGGACATGACCACTCCTACGGAAGAGGCAGAAACCTTCCTTCTGGCGTGGCAAATCAGGACCCAGCCGCTCAAGGCCCAGTATATGTAGTATCTGTAAGTGGCCCGAAAATGTACAACCTGACCTTTGACAAATGGATGGACCGGGCAGCCTCCAATACGCAGTTATATCAATTGATCTCTATAGATGGCAATCAACTCAGCTATGGCGCATATACAGCCACTGGAGAATTGTACGATGCTTTTGACTTGATCAAGACTGAAGGCAATCCTAAAGAGTTTGTTGACCGGGCTGACAAAGCTATTCAGGAAGCCATAGAGCTGACTCCGGGATCTGACAAAAAAATGACTGCTGAAGAAATGGCTGAGTACATGCGAACTTATAAAAAGGGTAATTGA
- a CDS encoding BamA/TamA family outer membrane protein — MKTNSLISTLILLAGLISCNVKKHIPEGEFLYKGATLEVNTEGDIKGLDKVEDELEGLLRPKPNSKFLGMYVGLWAHYKGTQEKPGFINRFLNKKIGEEPVYFSKVEPSRTEELILNRLENRGFFYSTANSEVIRKDKFASVDYVANISTPYTLTEVIVERDSMEIDRELIALMEDTKLDSGSRFDLKTLNAERTRIDSTLKEKGYYNFNSDYLIFEADTNISDSLRLFKLYLRLKKNVPSNGIIPYQIDTINVFPNYSIDEDGEKLDTTRLDNKNFIQGNLVFKPRLLNEYILIEEEQRYNPILSRLSSNRLSTIGNYKFVNLRYEELSTNDSLGHLKASFYLSPMTKRSVRAELLAVSKSNNFAGPALNLVYRNRNLFKGGETLNLTGSIGYEFQVAGGSDRKGLRSLELGLKADLIFPRVIFFVPIKEKFSLSVPKTKMGLGVEYQSRGGLYNLNSVSANYGYFWNANKYAYHEINPISLSVVNLSKTSPEFDQILDDNPFLRRSFEQNFIAGINYTFNYNKLNDRFRTHGYFLGLGLDFAGNTLSLVDQAFGRDDGKFLGLEYAQYGKADVDLRYHWNLTKNQTIATRLFGGVGVPFGNSSSLPYVKQYFSGGPNSVRAFRIRSIGPGTYRPENFDVNSFFDQSGDIRIEGNIEYRFPIVSLLKGALFMDAGNIWLMNDNEALPGGKFTKSWWNELAVGTGVGLRIDIQFFVIRFDLATPVRVPYLEEGERWGNTFDIGSKTWRRENLIFNFAIGYPF, encoded by the coding sequence ATGAAGACTAACTCATTAATATCGACTTTGATTCTGCTTGCGGGGCTTATCAGCTGCAATGTAAAAAAGCACATCCCTGAGGGGGAGTTTCTTTACAAAGGTGCCACGTTAGAGGTTAATACCGAAGGCGACATCAAGGGGCTGGATAAGGTAGAAGACGAATTGGAGGGGTTACTACGTCCCAAACCCAACAGCAAATTCCTGGGGATGTACGTAGGACTTTGGGCACACTACAAAGGAACTCAGGAAAAACCTGGATTCATTAACCGCTTCCTGAACAAAAAAATCGGCGAAGAGCCTGTCTATTTCAGCAAGGTAGAACCTTCGCGTACAGAAGAGCTGATATTAAACAGGCTCGAAAACCGAGGTTTTTTCTATAGCACGGCCAACTCTGAGGTCATTCGCAAAGATAAATTTGCGAGTGTGGACTATGTGGCAAATATCTCAACTCCATATACCCTGACTGAAGTTATCGTAGAGCGGGACAGTATGGAAATCGACAGAGAGCTCATCGCTTTAATGGAAGACACCAAACTTGATTCAGGTAGCAGGTTTGACTTAAAAACCCTGAATGCCGAAAGAACTAGAATAGACTCCACACTTAAAGAAAAAGGATATTATAACTTCAATTCAGACTACCTGATATTTGAGGCAGACACCAATATTTCTGATAGCTTACGCTTGTTCAAGCTATATTTAAGGTTGAAGAAAAATGTTCCATCAAATGGCATAATTCCATATCAAATTGATACCATCAACGTGTTTCCTAATTATTCTATTGATGAGGACGGAGAAAAGTTAGATACTACTAGACTGGACAATAAAAATTTTATTCAAGGAAATCTGGTGTTCAAGCCAAGACTATTAAATGAATACATACTCATCGAGGAGGAGCAACGCTACAACCCTATCCTTTCCAGACTTTCCAGTAATCGTCTCAGTACTATAGGGAATTACAAATTCGTAAACCTTCGCTATGAAGAACTGTCTACCAACGATTCTCTGGGGCACCTGAAAGCTAGCTTTTACTTATCCCCAATGACGAAACGCTCAGTGAGGGCGGAATTACTGGCAGTTTCCAAATCGAATAATTTTGCAGGCCCGGCATTGAACCTTGTTTATAGAAACCGTAACCTTTTCAAAGGAGGAGAAACATTAAACCTGACAGGAAGTATTGGATATGAATTTCAGGTAGCCGGTGGATCAGACAGAAAAGGATTAAGGTCTCTGGAACTTGGACTAAAAGCCGATCTGATCTTCCCAAGGGTGATCTTCTTTGTTCCGATCAAGGAGAAATTCAGTTTATCCGTCCCCAAAACAAAAATGGGCTTAGGCGTAGAATACCAAAGCAGAGGCGGACTTTATAACCTGAATTCCGTGTCGGCAAACTATGGTTATTTCTGGAACGCAAATAAATATGCTTACCATGAGATCAACCCAATTAGCCTGAGCGTGGTAAATCTCAGCAAAACTTCTCCTGAATTTGACCAGATCCTGGATGACAACCCATTCTTAAGACGAAGCTTTGAACAGAACTTCATAGCCGGGATCAATTATACCTTCAACTATAACAAGTTGAATGACAGATTCCGAACTCATGGTTATTTTCTGGGACTGGGCCTGGACTTTGCCGGAAACACGCTGAGTCTGGTCGATCAAGCTTTTGGGCGGGATGACGGAAAATTCCTAGGTTTAGAATATGCACAATATGGCAAAGCAGATGTGGACTTGAGATACCACTGGAATCTAACTAAAAACCAAACCATAGCTACCCGGCTATTTGGAGGTGTCGGTGTTCCATTCGGTAATTCCTCCTCTCTTCCTTATGTAAAGCAGTATTTTTCCGGTGGTCCCAATAGCGTGCGGGCATTCCGCATCAGATCCATTGGCCCTGGAACCTACAGACCTGAAAACTTCGATGTAAATTCATTCTTTGACCAATCCGGTGACATACGTATAGAAGGAAATATTGAATATCGGTTCCCTATAGTATCTCTACTGAAAGGAGCATTGTTTATGGATGCCGGAAATATCTGGCTGATGAATGACAATGAAGCTTTGCCTGGAGGCAAATTCACCAAGTCCTGGTGGAATGAGCTTGCAGTAGGTACAGGAGTAGGACTGCGGATAGACATCCAGTTTTTTGTAATACGTTTCGATCTGGCAACACCTGTGCGTGTCCCTTATCTGGAAGAAGGGGAGCGATGGGGCAACACCTTTGACATAGGAAGCAAAACATGGAGAAGAGAAAATCTAATTTTCAATTTCGCTATCGGATATCCTTTCTAA
- a CDS encoding DUF4153 domain-containing protein yields MKFPSITQLQQDGTHAALRFPFSLLFGFLAAGLGCWMIELNSSHDLRFLNLLLTFGLGIPLFFCIDVFAEKKRFTLFQRSISWIIGLVFLGLIYMSFPSEDVYTNTRIPYIRYTIYNLAIHLMVSFLPYVGSDNQEGFWNYNKNLFIRLVTGIYYSSVIFIGISLALLAINALFEVNIKGETYAQLFVITYGIFNTWFFLADIPHTFANELTQKDYPKGLKIFTQFILIPLLLVYLCILYLYGGKIIFTGDWPKGIVSYMIIAISVLGIFTNLLLYPYHQWKESGWIKKFYRGYYVFLIPLIILLFLAIGIRIQDYGLTVNRYIITLMGIWLGFISIYYSLGKRNIKIIPLSLTLVMLFSSFGPWGMFGLSELMQRNRLAKILTEHNILIQDKIQNEVQWKIGNDGKPKPIKELHTNSLPAEKLYEVSSILEYLEDYHGLENLYSWFEQDMDSLVRKFNKGRFDMTTVAPSKLFIETMGLPYIPPYQRMIRDEGPKTLSLQGSGKFELDISEYEYLSLIDLSEWDSSSEISDNKKYRLNIDPDVQSNLILKWEDQQIEINISHYLQDLLTTYKNGYYNVEEDEMVISKAKMNLKIRIQIQSLTIRQSEEDVIILSLKGILLINENKQE; encoded by the coding sequence ATGAAATTCCCATCAATCACCCAGCTACAGCAAGATGGAACACATGCTGCATTGCGTTTCCCGTTTAGTTTACTTTTCGGCTTTCTGGCTGCGGGCTTGGGATGTTGGATGATAGAGTTAAACTCTTCACACGACCTGAGGTTTCTCAACTTATTACTGACTTTTGGTCTAGGAATCCCGCTATTTTTCTGTATCGACGTATTTGCAGAAAAGAAGAGATTCACCCTTTTTCAGCGTAGTATTTCCTGGATTATCGGCCTAGTGTTTTTAGGATTAATCTACATGAGTTTCCCTTCAGAGGACGTGTATACCAATACCCGCATCCCCTATATACGATACACTATTTACAATTTGGCTATTCACCTGATGGTATCCTTCCTTCCCTATGTTGGGAGCGATAATCAAGAGGGTTTTTGGAATTACAACAAGAATTTATTCATCCGGTTAGTGACGGGAATCTACTATTCCTCGGTGATTTTTATAGGAATATCTCTTGCCTTACTGGCAATAAATGCCCTTTTCGAAGTTAATATTAAAGGAGAAACCTATGCCCAACTGTTTGTCATTACTTACGGCATATTCAATACTTGGTTTTTCTTGGCCGATATTCCGCATACTTTTGCCAATGAGCTGACCCAGAAGGATTATCCTAAAGGACTTAAAATTTTCACACAGTTTATCCTGATCCCACTCCTACTGGTATATCTCTGTATTCTGTATTTATATGGAGGGAAAATCATTTTTACAGGAGACTGGCCAAAGGGAATAGTGAGTTATATGATTATAGCTATTTCGGTGCTGGGGATCTTCACCAATCTTCTACTGTATCCCTATCATCAATGGAAAGAAAGCGGTTGGATCAAGAAATTTTACCGAGGATATTATGTATTTCTTATTCCCCTGATTATTCTGCTTTTCCTGGCTATAGGCATTCGAATCCAAGATTATGGTCTTACTGTAAACCGATACATTATCACCTTGATGGGAATCTGGCTGGGATTCATTTCAATATACTATTCACTGGGCAAGCGAAATATCAAAATCATTCCGCTTTCTCTAACGTTGGTTATGCTATTCTCCTCTTTTGGCCCATGGGGGATGTTTGGCCTTAGTGAGTTGATGCAAAGAAACCGTCTTGCTAAAATCTTGACAGAACATAACATCTTGATTCAGGACAAAATCCAAAATGAAGTGCAATGGAAGATCGGAAATGACGGAAAACCAAAACCTATTAAGGAATTGCACACTAACTCTCTTCCGGCTGAAAAACTCTACGAAGTAAGTTCAATACTTGAATACCTTGAAGATTATCATGGTTTGGAGAACCTTTATTCATGGTTTGAGCAGGACATGGACAGTCTTGTGAGAAAATTTAATAAGGGCAGGTTCGATATGACAACCGTTGCCCCAAGCAAATTATTTATAGAAACTATGGGATTGCCTTATATACCCCCTTACCAAAGGATGATAAGAGATGAGGGGCCAAAAACCTTAAGTCTCCAAGGAAGTGGTAAGTTCGAGCTGGACATCTCGGAATATGAGTACCTGAGCCTTATAGATCTAAGCGAATGGGATTCTTCATCAGAAATATCCGACAACAAAAAGTACAGGCTGAATATTGATCCAGATGTCCAATCCAATTTGATACTAAAATGGGAGGATCAGCAGATTGAAATAAATATCTCCCACTATCTGCAAGACCTTCTTACTACATACAAAAATGGATACTACAATGTGGAGGAAGACGAAATGGTCATTTCCAAAGCTAAAATGAACTTAAAAATACGTATTCAAATTCAATCCCTGACTATACGGCAATCGGAGGAAGACGTGATTATACTGAGCCTGAAAGGTATTTTATTAATCAATGAAAACAAGCAGGAATAA
- a CDS encoding translocation/assembly module TamB domain-containing protein — protein MGITVAVILVIAGALILFIRSPWGQGIIVDKATSYVSEKTGTEVSIKRLFVTFSGNIYLEGLYLEDIQGDTLLYSKNLEAGVAFAPLIANGNINVTKLDWEGLVARVSRSAETEKFNFDFLIEAFVTQPADTTQVAADTTASESLQIKLSPISLRNFDIIYMDEMMGIDAAVSLGELAVTIPGLDLEKHEFDIKKVSLQNTTVKYHQTKPFPASEESAEESPFPILNLDELTLTNIVADYLSEPDNQKAQVQIGNLLVELPKADLRSQSIELGTIALNNSSILFHDFSVPTPNEPVEVTESVPFEWPAWLVEAEKISIDSTYIDYKSADVEIQKGKFNPEAIAISNLTFDAEDLFLKDETVGAILHEFQFREGSGFELKKFQFDLKAGNESAAMDNFMLATNRSNLDATIGLKYPSIQKLIDDFTSLQFDLEVNESTLDIRDSYFFDPTLAQDTLIRELAQYPILIDLTTRGDLTSMDIPGLNLHWGKSHFSANGKVQNPMDVDRLAFDFPEIHLQTNRETLLKFVKEEDYGVKFPEQIDLQASSRGKLDDLVADLDLETDMGTILLVGAYQDDGQIGFDADLKVNQLQLGNLLNQPELDTLTFAIQAKGSGSNLNNLNAELTSSFDRLRLYGSDYSGLNLEGKLVDGAGDLEAGLQSEFLDFSLLTKLDLDSINSIIDLNLNLEGADFYALGLTANNSRAKLKLDADFEGNPEEFDLKALLHEGTILYDNRNYPLGRISLDASIREDSTSVDIASKLLNGYVRTNTNPTDLSEALAAHFRHYFDELDSTAQVGERNIVMNMDLKISDDPILTEVLLQGLEDFDSASVKADYFQNIDSLTATIQFPYINYAGTEVDSLGLRIRSNENVLRLYFGFQNLTSGPLSMDKTFITGQLADSRLYFDFHSYEEDERTYHVSSDMGIKGDTLSYHVSSIDLILKGEQWSVPEENSVKYSGDNLEFQDFRFAKGNQELSMLNNAEGFSDENIAVIFKGFRLSTITSLLNPDEIIAGGMMEGKLVVENPFGATGLMGDLQVDSLKVLDVPLGNMSLEATAKSLGNYILSLSLKDDGVDFDLNGEFIADEAGGDFDVKMDLNRIEMEKIAGLSQDQILDGTGYLSGTITANGTTTDPKYEGEFQFHEASFVPAQLSTKYLLSKESIRVDNDGVYLDNFTIRDTENNTFSIDGTVFTESYINPSFDLKLTAKNFMAVNSTDRENDLVYGKASLDANVTIRGDLTLPVVRAELGVKNNTDLTVIIPESQLDLVEREGVVLFVNKQNPDDILTRQIEETTNAFSGFDIRALLKTDPDALFTIVIDPATGDNLQISGDSDLQMDINPNGRITLSGNYEITGGHYEMSLYNLVSRKFKINPGSRITWNGDPMDASMEIQAIYEVETGASELMSAQLTGSTNQTQSQYQQQLPFLVYLNINGELLKPEISFTLDMPENQRGAFGGNVYSRVLQINEQEDELNKQVFSLLVLNRFFPSTGSDGSGGGAEAIARNSVSQVLSDQMNALSNKLFGDSGFQVGFDVDSYQDYQSGSAQNRTDLNINAQQSLFDDRLIVQVGSQVDLEGSSQSSEQANTVLANISFEYMLTEDGRWRIRAFRKNQFESIIDGQLILTGGGLIFNREFNEFQELWKAPNSEDEEKSNPIDELEEKSKKEKRAERRKQKKEAKEAEENED, from the coding sequence TTGGGTATCACGGTCGCCGTAATTCTGGTGATTGCAGGTGCTCTGATTCTTTTTATCCGCAGCCCATGGGGTCAGGGGATAATTGTGGATAAAGCTACCTCGTACGTCTCCGAAAAAACAGGCACTGAAGTATCCATAAAGCGCCTATTCGTTACTTTTTCGGGCAATATTTACTTGGAAGGACTATACTTGGAAGATATACAGGGAGACACCTTGCTTTACTCCAAAAACCTCGAAGCAGGAGTAGCCTTTGCCCCACTAATCGCCAACGGAAATATCAATGTAACAAAACTAGACTGGGAAGGGCTAGTAGCCAGAGTAAGTAGAAGCGCAGAGACGGAGAAGTTTAATTTTGATTTCTTGATTGAGGCTTTCGTTACCCAACCTGCGGATACCACACAAGTTGCTGCGGACACCACCGCTTCAGAGTCTTTGCAAATCAAACTATCCCCCATCTCTCTCCGGAACTTTGACATAATTTATATGGATGAGATGATGGGTATTGATGCTGCTGTCTCACTGGGCGAATTGGCAGTCACTATTCCAGGTTTGGATTTAGAAAAACATGAATTTGACATCAAGAAAGTCTCCCTTCAAAACACCACTGTAAAGTACCATCAAACTAAGCCTTTCCCTGCATCAGAAGAATCTGCCGAAGAATCACCTTTCCCCATCCTAAACCTGGATGAACTGACACTTACCAATATCGTAGCAGATTATCTCAGCGAGCCCGACAATCAGAAAGCGCAGGTTCAGATTGGAAATTTGTTAGTGGAGCTTCCAAAGGCAGATTTGCGATCTCAATCTATTGAGCTGGGCACTATAGCCTTGAATAATTCCTCTATCCTATTTCATGATTTTTCGGTTCCTACGCCTAATGAACCTGTAGAAGTTACTGAGTCTGTACCTTTCGAATGGCCCGCCTGGCTCGTAGAAGCAGAAAAAATCTCCATAGATTCCACATACATAGATTACAAATCAGCTGATGTAGAGATTCAAAAAGGCAAGTTCAATCCAGAAGCAATCGCTATTTCCAATCTCACTTTTGATGCGGAAGATCTTTTCTTAAAGGATGAAACAGTCGGGGCAATCCTGCATGAATTTCAATTCCGGGAAGGAAGTGGTTTTGAGTTGAAGAAATTTCAATTTGACTTAAAAGCAGGAAATGAATCTGCTGCGATGGACAATTTTATGCTAGCCACTAACCGAAGCAATTTGGATGCTACCATAGGTCTAAAATACCCATCTATTCAAAAACTCATAGATGATTTCACAAGTCTGCAGTTTGATCTAGAGGTCAATGAATCTACACTGGACATACGGGACAGCTATTTCTTTGACCCGACACTTGCTCAGGACACACTTATTCGTGAGTTGGCCCAATACCCCATTTTAATTGACCTAACCACCCGGGGAGATCTCACCTCAATGGATATTCCCGGTTTAAATCTTCACTGGGGAAAAAGCCACTTTAGCGCCAACGGTAAGGTTCAAAATCCCATGGATGTGGATAGGCTTGCATTTGATTTCCCTGAAATACACCTTCAAACTAATCGGGAGACGTTGCTGAAATTTGTCAAGGAGGAAGATTATGGGGTGAAATTTCCAGAGCAAATTGACCTGCAGGCAAGTTCTAGAGGGAAGCTGGATGATCTTGTCGCAGACTTGGATTTGGAGACAGATATGGGTACCATTCTGCTGGTGGGAGCTTACCAAGACGATGGGCAAATTGGATTTGATGCCGATCTGAAAGTAAATCAGCTTCAACTGGGAAACCTGCTCAATCAACCGGAATTAGACACACTTACATTTGCTATCCAGGCAAAAGGATCGGGGTCAAACTTGAACAATCTAAACGCTGAGTTGACTTCCTCTTTTGATCGTCTTCGCTTATACGGATCGGATTATTCCGGATTGAATCTAGAAGGAAAGTTAGTCGATGGTGCAGGAGATCTGGAAGCTGGATTGCAATCAGAGTTTCTGGATTTCTCGCTGTTGACCAAATTAGATCTTGATTCTATCAATTCTATCATCGATCTCAACCTAAATTTAGAGGGAGCGGATTTCTATGCGCTTGGCCTTACGGCAAACAATTCCAGAGCCAAGTTAAAATTGGATGCGGATTTTGAAGGAAACCCAGAAGAATTTGATTTGAAAGCCCTACTGCATGAGGGGACAATTCTCTACGATAACCGCAATTATCCACTGGGAAGAATATCCTTGGATGCAAGCATACGGGAAGATTCCACAAGCGTGGATATTGCCAGCAAGTTACTCAATGGATATGTACGCACCAATACAAACCCAACAGATTTGAGTGAAGCACTAGCGGCACATTTCCGGCATTACTTTGATGAGTTAGATTCCACCGCACAAGTCGGGGAGAGAAACATAGTTATGAATATGGATCTGAAGATTTCAGATGATCCCATACTTACTGAGGTACTCTTACAGGGTTTGGAAGACTTTGATTCTGCCAGTGTGAAAGCCGATTATTTCCAAAATATAGATTCACTTACCGCTACCATTCAATTCCCCTACATTAATTACGCAGGGACTGAAGTGGATAGTCTTGGATTGAGAATCCGCTCAAATGAGAATGTGCTCCGACTCTATTTTGGTTTTCAGAACCTGACTTCAGGCCCTCTGAGTATGGACAAGACCTTCATCACCGGTCAACTGGCAGATTCACGATTGTACTTTGACTTTCACTCCTATGAAGAGGATGAGCGTACGTATCACGTATCTTCGGATATGGGGATAAAAGGAGATACGCTGAGTTACCACGTCTCCTCCATAGACCTTATACTGAAAGGTGAGCAATGGTCAGTACCTGAAGAAAACTCCGTGAAATATTCTGGCGATAACCTGGAGTTTCAAGACTTCAGATTTGCCAAAGGCAATCAAGAACTCTCCATGTTAAATAATGCTGAAGGCTTCAGCGATGAAAATATTGCAGTGATATTCAAAGGCTTTAGACTTTCTACCATCACAAGTTTACTTAACCCCGATGAAATCATCGCAGGTGGTATGATGGAGGGGAAACTTGTGGTTGAAAATCCATTTGGTGCTACGGGACTTATGGGAGATCTACAGGTGGATAGCCTGAAAGTACTGGATGTGCCACTAGGGAATATGAGTCTCGAGGCAACTGCTAAAAGCCTAGGCAATTATATTCTATCCCTGAGCCTCAAAGATGACGGAGTTGACTTCGATCTGAATGGAGAATTCATTGCAGATGAGGCCGGGGGGGATTTTGATGTGAAAATGGATCTGAACAGGATAGAAATGGAAAAAATCGCCGGTCTATCCCAGGATCAGATCCTCGATGGTACCGGCTATTTGTCAGGCACGATCACGGCGAACGGCACTACTACTGACCCCAAGTATGAGGGCGAGTTTCAATTCCACGAAGCCTCCTTTGTCCCAGCTCAACTCAGCACGAAATACCTGCTTTCAAAGGAATCCATTCGGGTCGATAATGATGGGGTTTACCTGGATAATTTTACTATCAGAGATACTGAAAACAATACTTTCTCGATAGACGGAACAGTTTTTACTGAAAGTTACATCAACCCATCTTTTGACCTGAAGCTGACCGCTAAAAACTTTATGGCTGTCAATTCCACCGATCGAGAGAATGATCTTGTATATGGTAAAGCCAGCCTAGACGCTAACGTGACTATCCGTGGAGACCTTACGCTTCCTGTAGTCCGTGCTGAACTGGGAGTAAAGAACAATACAGATTTAACGGTGATTATCCCTGAATCCCAGCTTGATTTGGTGGAAAGAGAGGGAGTTGTCCTTTTTGTCAATAAGCAAAATCCTGACGATATCCTTACGAGACAAATCGAAGAAACCACCAATGCTTTTTCCGGCTTCGATATTCGCGCACTTTTGAAAACTGACCCAGATGCACTCTTTACTATAGTCATCGATCCAGCCACTGGCGACAACCTACAGATTTCAGGAGACTCTGATCTGCAAATGGATATCAATCCAAACGGACGGATTACCCTAAGCGGAAACTATGAAATTACAGGAGGCCATTATGAAATGTCGCTTTATAATTTGGTAAGCAGGAAATTCAAAATCAACCCTGGTAGCCGCATCACATGGAACGGAGACCCCATGGATGCCTCCATGGAGATTCAGGCTATATATGAAGTGGAAACCGGTGCTTCCGAACTGATGTCTGCCCAGCTCACAGGCAGTACCAACCAGACTCAGTCCCAATATCAACAACAGCTTCCCTTCTTAGTCTATCTGAATATCAATGGGGAATTACTCAAACCGGAAATCTCCTTCACACTCGACATGCCGGAAAACCAGCGGGGTGCTTTTGGAGGAAATGTTTACTCCCGTGTATTACAGATCAACGAACAGGAAGACGAGCTTAACAAGCAGGTTTTCTCTCTTTTGGTACTCAATAGGTTCTTCCCTTCTACTGGAAGTGATGGGTCTGGAGGTGGCGCGGAAGCAATCGCCCGAAATAGTGTAAGCCAGGTCCTTTCTGACCAGATGAACGCACTGTCCAACAAACTCTTCGGAGACAGCGGCTTTCAGGTAGGCTTCGATGTGGATAGTTATCAGGATTATCAGTCGGGTAGTGCGCAAAACAGGACTGACTTGAATATCAATGCACAGCAATCACTATTTGATGACCGACTCATAGTACAAGTGGGCAGTCAGGTGGATCTGGAGGGCAGTTCCCAAAGCTCAGAACAGGCAAATACCGTATTGGCAAATATTAGTTTCGAATATATGCTTACCGAAGATGGTAGATGGAGGATACGGGCTTTCCGAAAGAACCAATTTGAAAGTATTATCGACGGGCAACTTATCCTTACCGGAGGTGGCTTGATATTCAACAGGGAGTTTAACGAATTCCAAGAACTTTGGAAAGCTCCCAATAGCGAAGATGAGGAAAAAAGCAATCCAATAGATGAGCTGGAGGAGAAAAGCAAGAAGGAGAAGAGAGCTGAAAGAAGAAAACAAAAAAAGGAAGCAAAAGAAGCGGAAGAAAATGAAGACTAA